In the Nitratiruptor sp. YY09-18 genome, AAAGCTGCACCTTGTCCCAGATTGACAATGTGGCGAAGAAGATAAACGCCAGGTATGCAAGCTTCTTGGTAGCTATTATCGCTAGAGCCATCATCGACGACAATGATCACATCATTTGGTCTTTTGGCTTTGAGATTTTGTAGTGTCTCTTTGATTACCTTCTCTTCGTTGTAAAGGGGTATTACTATTGCTACATCTCTTTTCATCTACTATCCATTCTATTGCTTTTGCACATATTGCAAGTCCAAAGCTTCCAGTAACTCCTACAAAGCTCCCTTTGTCTTGGGATTTTGGCTGCTCTGGTGAAAAAATTGCCAAAAAATCTTTATCAAATCCGTTTCGTTTAAGTTCATAGCGTATCTTTTTTGCAAAAGGGTCACCATAAGTTTTCCATATAGAGGTTGATTGGATGTGAGTTGGATCAACTCTTCGTGCGCTTCCCATAGATGCTATGAGTTTATGAGCGCACTTTTTGGCTACTGCCACTTTTGCTTGTACATCATCGATACAGTCTAAAACTACATCATACTCTTCAAAGTCAAAATTTTCTACCCATTCATTATCGATTCTAGTATGAATTTTTTTTATACCTGGATAGAGCTTAGCTAAAATATCTACCTTGATTTCACCAATATTTTCACTTCCAATTTGCCTGTTTTGATTGCTCTCTTCATAGCGATCAAAGTCAACTATTGTGATATCTTTGACACCACTGCGATAGAGACAGTCAAGCGCAAAGCTTCCAACTCCTCCAACTCCCAATATTAAGACTTTTGCATTTTGCAGCTTTGCAAAACTATCTCCAAAGAGCTTTTTGCACCGATCATATCTCATACCACTTCCTTAGATGTTCTATCTCATCATAGGCAGTAAGATCTGCTTGGATAGGAGTGATCGAGACGTAGCCGTTGGCAATCGCTTCAAAATCGCAGTCTCTCTTTTGGCTTGGTTTCCACTCGAGTGGATGGAGTCCTAGCCACCAATACTCTAATCCCCTGGGATTTCTATGGAGATGCGCTTGATTGGCATATATGCGGTATCCTGCTTTTGTAATTTTATATCCCTTTATCTCTTTGACTGCTGGGATGTTGATATTGAGGAGTCTGCGTTCATGGAGTGGAAAGCCTTTTTCTAAAATCTTTTTAGCTATATCGTAAGCTACTTTTTGCGCATTTTCATACCCTATATCCATCTCTGTCTCTTCACAGTTTGCATTGCATACCTGACTAATCGCAAATGATGGAATCCCATAGAGTGCAGCCTCCATGGCACCAGCAACTGTTCCTGAGTATGTTATATCTTCACCAAGGTTTGCCCCACGGTTGATTCCACTCACCACAAGATCTGGTCTGACATCTTCTGGATAGAGGGCATTGAGAGCGAGATAGACGCAATCGGTTGGCGTGCCATCTTCGAGTTTGTAAAAATTGTCATCTAGTTGTATAAATCGTAAGGGCTGGGTGAGTGTGAGGCTGTGCCCACAGGCACTCTTTTCACTTGCTGGAACGACTACGAGCACCTCACCGAGTTCTTGGAGCGCATCTTTAAGGGCATGAAGACCAGGAGATTCAAATCCATCATCATTTGTTATGAGTATACGTTTCATCCTAACCTCTCAATTATTTTTATATAGAGTGGTAAAAGTGGTATAAAGAGTGCGGTCGTTATAAATATAAGTGCTGTAACTATGAGCTCTTTACACCTATAGAGTGCTGCAAGATTGACATTTGCCACAGCTAACGGCATCATGATCTCCATAAATATTACCTTTTTTGCTAGCGCTTCGATCTCAATAAATTGCAACACAAAAAACGCTAGCAACGGAAGTGTAACAAATTTCATAAATGTCACTGCCAAGATAAGTTTTGGCTCAACGATTTTAAGACTCACCTTTGCTAGATAGAAGCCAAAAATGAGAAGCTGGAGCACAATGGCAGTATAAGAGCCCATTTCTAAAAAGAGATTGAAAAATTTAGATGGGTGAAAATGTATGAGATTGAGCACAATTGCTAAAAGTGCAAACCATAAAATCGGAAGTTTTACAGTATTGAGGATAGATTTTTTCACATCAAAACTTCCCCGTGAATAGAAATATGCCCCAAAACTATAGACGATAAAGACATTAGCGAGATTGACTATAGTAGTGTAAGGCAGACTTGCAGGACCAAAGAGTGCTAGACCGAGTGGAACTCCGAGATTGCCGGTATTTCCTATTACTGATGAGACAATAAAAATAGAGCGATCTTTTGCATCCTCAAAGAGGAGCCTAGCTAGAAAAATATTGAGAAGAATTATGAAAAATGAGAATCCAAAAAATATAAGAGGTGCCAAGGCTAGATCAAGATCGAGAGGCTTTTGCAAAAGCCCCCAAAATGTAAGAAATGGCTGGAAAATATAGACTGAGAGGAGCACCAAAGTCTTCTCATCACTTTTGTCTTGAAATATCTTTTTTGCAATGAAGCCTATGAGAATAAAGAGATAGACAAAAAAGACGGCTTGAAAGCTATCCATTTATCTCCTTGGCTGCATTTTTCGCACTGCCATGCCCAAGATACTTGCGCAACTCAAAAGACTTTTGCAAGAAGGCCTCTGGTTCAGCATTTTTGTAAGCTTGCAAGAGATTACGCTCATTCACTTCCTCTTGCAAAAACTCTGGATGCACATCTTCTAGCATTATATTTGCTAGTCCCACTTTATCTATCTTTGCAAAACTCTTAGCAATTGCATAGTCTAGCGGTTTAGCGATATAGCACAGCGCCAAAGGTGTGCCAATAAGCGCAGCTTCAAGGGTGGCTGTCCCACTGCATATAAAGCCGAATTCAGCTTCATAGAGCGCTTGATGAGGATTGTGGGAGAGTGTAAAACCACTAATATCACCATAGATTGAAAGATCCATGTTTTTTGGAGCAACCAAGATGGCTTCTTTATCGATTCTTTTACGTACCTTGCGAAAAATTGGCATGAGTGAGATGATCTCTTGCTTTCTGCTCCCAGGCATGAAGACAATTTTGTCAGTTTTTGTAGGAGAGGTTTTAAACTGTTTAATCTCATCAAGAAGGGGGTGTCCTACATATTTGATATTGTAATGAGGTGAGTAGTACTCCTTTTCAAAAGGCAAAATTGAGAGCGCTTTATCTACATAGCGTTCAATCTTTTTGATACGTCCTCTTCTCCACGCCCATGCTTGGGGTAAAATATAATAAATAATTTCTTTATTGGGATAGCGTTCTTTTATCGCTTTTGCGAGAGGCAGATTAAATCCGCTTGCATCTATGAGAAGGACTCTGTCTGCTTGAGTGGCAAGATCAACCATCCGCTTTTTGAGATCGATAAAAAATGGTATCTTTTTGAGAACATCCACAAAACCCATCACAGCAAAGTTTTGCATGTCAACCAAAGGGGTTCCTAAATTTGTATCAAATATTCCTATTGGCTCATACGCTATATGAGGCAAGAGATAGCTAAGATGAAGGTTTGCGGATTTTTCAAATGCGCTGATGAGTATCTTTTTCATGCTCTTCCTAAAAGTTGGTATAATTATAGCAAAAAAGGATCGGGGTCAATGGAAAAAAGAGAACCGATGACTGTGCATGGCTTTAACAAAATCCAAAAAGAGTTTGAGGATCTCAAAGCTGAGCGACCAAGAGTTGTAGAGGAGATCGAAAGGGCAAAAGAGCATGGAGATTTGCGAGAAAATGCAGAGTACCATGCAGCTAAAGAGCGTCTTGCCTTTATTGATGCCCGCCTTGCTGAGCTCTCTGATCTTTTGGCTCGCGCTCAAGTAATCGATCCAAGTACTCTTCCTCATGACAAAGTTGGCTTTGGCTCTACTGTAAAACTTTTGGATCTAGAAGAGGATGAGGAGATAGAATATACAATTGTTGGTTCGACTGAGAGTAATCCAGAGCATGGACTTATCTCCTATAATACTCCACTGGCTCGTCAACTGCTAGGCAAAGAGGAGGGTGATGAGATAACTGTCAAGCTTCCAAAAGGTGAGATCGATTTTGAGGTATTAGAGGTCTACTACAAACCAATAGTTTTTAAGGATGAGAATTGAAATATAGATGTGCCATAGTAGGAGCTACCGGATATACCGGCTTAGAGCTTATTAAACTTCTGCTTAGTCACGACTATTTTACTCTCACAGCTCTCTATGGCAGTGAAGAGCTTCCAAGTATAGGTGAAATATATAGAGGATTAGAGGGTGTTGTAGATCTACCAGTACATAAGGCAGATCCAAAGCAGATAGCTAAAAGCTGCGATTTTGCATTTTTGGCTCTTCCGCACAAAAGTGCTATGCAAATAGCAAAGCCGCTTTTGGAAGAGGACGTCAAAGTGGTAGACCTCTCAGCAGACTACCGTTTGCAAAGAGAGAACTATGAAGCTTTCTACACTTCGCATACCGATCCAGAGCATCTTCAGAGCGCAGTTTATGGCCTCCCTGAAATCAATAGAGAAAAGATCCAAAAAGCTTCTCTTATAGCAAATCCTGGCTGCTATCCAACCGCAACGCTCTTAGCACTTATACCGTTTTTGCCTTATATTGATAATGACTATCCTCTCATGATCGATGCAAAGAGTGGTGTCAGTGGAGCTGGCAAAAAGTGTACGCACAACACTCACTATGTAACTATCAACGAGAATATTTTTGCTTACAACCCCATTAAGCACCGCCATAGTATCGAAATAAAAGAGAAACTGGCGAGTATCGGAGATGCTCTTTATGATATAAACTTCGTGCCACATCTGCTTCCTCTCACAAGAGGAATGCTTGTCAGTATCTATGCAATACTCCAAGAAAGCATCGATCCCATTGAAGTTTTGCGTGATTTTTATGCAGATGAGGAGTTTGTAAGAATCAAAGAGAGCCCTGTGGATATTAAATCAGTTGCTGGTACTCACTTTTGTGATATTTTTGCTACTACTCATGATAAGACGCTCTTTATTAGCAGTGCAATAGACAACCTCTTGCGAGGAGCCAGTTCCCAAGCCTTAGCCAATGCCAACTTGATGATGGGGATAGATGAGGGACATGCCCTCCCAAAAATTGCCTATATCCCTTAAAAAGGGTGCACTCTTTATCGCTGATGCGCATTACCATCAGGGGTTGAGAGAAGAGCTTGTAGCCTTTTTATCTCAAATCAAATCTCCACAAATTTTCTTAATGGGAGATATCAGTGATCTTCTGGTGGGCTCTATCCCTTCTACCTATAAACACAATAAAAAACTTATAGATACGATAAACTCTTTAGCACAAAAGTGTGAAATTATCTACCTTGAAGGCAATCACGACTTCAATCTCCAAAGAGTCTTTCCACACATTCAAGTAATCCCTAGAGCACAACAGCCACTCTATGTCAAAGATGGAGGCTATTTAGTAGCCTTGGCCCACGGGGATATTTTTGTTGGCAAAGGGTATGAGTTTTATCGCCGCGCAATAGAAAATCCACTTGTTTTGCGGGTTTTAAA is a window encoding:
- a CDS encoding UDP-2,3-diacylglucosamine diphosphatase, whose amino-acid sequence is MRDMPSQKLPISLKKGALFIADAHYHQGLREELVAFLSQIKSPQIFLMGDISDLLVGSIPSTYKHNKKLIDTINSLAQKCEIIYLEGNHDFNLQRVFPHIQVIPRAQQPLYVKDGGYLVALAHGDIFVGKGYEFYRRAIENPLVLRVLNLFNSNDWIVHKIQTYNASKNLCKSIEGFEEFACKRARLYQADIVIEGHFHQACECQCEDTRYINLPSFGCDKHYMRYEGDATFSKVAHQG
- a CDS encoding tRNA threonylcarbamoyladenosine dehydratase, with translation MRYDRCKKLFGDSFAKLQNAKVLILGVGGVGSFALDCLYRSGVKDITIVDFDRYEESNQNRQIGSENIGEIKVDILAKLYPGIKKIHTRIDNEWVENFDFEEYDVVLDCIDDVQAKVAVAKKCAHKLIASMGSARRVDPTHIQSTSIWKTYGDPFAKKIRYELKRNGFDKDFLAIFSPEQPKSQDKGSFVGVTGSFGLAICAKAIEWIVDEKRCSNSNTPLQRREGNQRDTTKSQSQKTK
- a CDS encoding AEC family transporter produces the protein MDSFQAVFFVYLFILIGFIAKKIFQDKSDEKTLVLLSVYIFQPFLTFWGLLQKPLDLDLALAPLIFFGFSFFIILLNIFLARLLFEDAKDRSIFIVSSVIGNTGNLGVPLGLALFGPASLPYTTIVNLANVFIVYSFGAYFYSRGSFDVKKSILNTVKLPILWFALLAIVLNLIHFHPSKFFNLFLEMGSYTAIVLQLLIFGFYLAKVSLKIVEPKLILAVTFMKFVTLPLLAFFVLQFIEIEALAKKVIFMEIMMPLAVANVNLAALYRCKELIVTALIFITTALFIPLLPLYIKIIERLG
- the greA gene encoding transcription elongation factor GreA; amino-acid sequence: MEKREPMTVHGFNKIQKEFEDLKAERPRVVEEIERAKEHGDLRENAEYHAAKERLAFIDARLAELSDLLARAQVIDPSTLPHDKVGFGSTVKLLDLEEDEEIEYTIVGSTESNPEHGLISYNTPLARQLLGKEEGDEITVKLPKGEIDFEVLEVYYKPIVFKDEN
- the argC gene encoding N-acetyl-gamma-glutamyl-phosphate reductase — translated: MKYRCAIVGATGYTGLELIKLLLSHDYFTLTALYGSEELPSIGEIYRGLEGVVDLPVHKADPKQIAKSCDFAFLALPHKSAMQIAKPLLEEDVKVVDLSADYRLQRENYEAFYTSHTDPEHLQSAVYGLPEINREKIQKASLIANPGCYPTATLLALIPFLPYIDNDYPLMIDAKSGVSGAGKKCTHNTHYVTINENIFAYNPIKHRHSIEIKEKLASIGDALYDINFVPHLLPLTRGMLVSIYAILQESIDPIEVLRDFYADEEFVRIKESPVDIKSVAGTHFCDIFATTHDKTLFISSAIDNLLRGASSQALANANLMMGIDEGHALPKIAYIP
- the surE gene encoding 5'/3'-nucleotidase SurE, with amino-acid sequence MKRILITNDDGFESPGLHALKDALQELGEVLVVVPASEKSACGHSLTLTQPLRFIQLDDNFYKLEDGTPTDCVYLALNALYPEDVRPDLVVSGINRGANLGEDITYSGTVAGAMEAALYGIPSFAISQVCNANCEETEMDIGYENAQKVAYDIAKKILEKGFPLHERRLLNINIPAVKEIKGYKITKAGYRIYANQAHLHRNPRGLEYWWLGLHPLEWKPSQKRDCDFEAIANGYVSITPIQADLTAYDEIEHLRKWYEI
- the lpxB gene encoding lipid-A-disaccharide synthase, which translates into the protein MKKILISAFEKSANLHLSYLLPHIAYEPIGIFDTNLGTPLVDMQNFAVMGFVDVLKKIPFFIDLKKRMVDLATQADRVLLIDASGFNLPLAKAIKERYPNKEIIYYILPQAWAWRRGRIKKIERYVDKALSILPFEKEYYSPHYNIKYVGHPLLDEIKQFKTSPTKTDKIVFMPGSRKQEIISLMPIFRKVRKRIDKEAILVAPKNMDLSIYGDISGFTLSHNPHQALYEAEFGFICSGTATLEAALIGTPLALCYIAKPLDYAIAKSFAKIDKVGLANIMLEDVHPEFLQEEVNERNLLQAYKNAEPEAFLQKSFELRKYLGHGSAKNAAKEING